One Halomonas sp. THAF5a genomic region harbors:
- a CDS encoding TRAM domain-containing protein produces the protein MTMLGKRRPKRAASGVSGLQGRQRDDRQSPAAVREPAPDLLTIQGLAHDGRGVARTAQGKTVFVEGALPGERVKGAVHRTRKRFDEAHVREVELPSAERVAPPCPHFGRCGGCDLQHLALAAQRRHKQTVLTELLGRQGIVLDEAPELMAGAGEGYRRRARLGVKVDADGRIHLGFRARHTHRLVDIERCTVLVPALEALLAPLHRQLAELEAPRQVGHLELLESDRGVVLLVRQLRDHAADTRRWQAFASAQGVHLARWLGREAPRFDWLTPRPTLTCRVPGPAGELSLGVEPGDFLQANDEVNRRMVGTALDWLAPHLGEARLLDLFAGIGNFSLPLAAAGARVATAEGSPAMVERLAGNARANGLTVETHQADLSAPAAVHALLASVRPEVVVLDPPREGAEAVSQALVAHPAAHVLYVSCDPATLARDAAHLLQGGYRIVRAAVADMFVHTSHMESMLMFEFTGSTRDLQGAPSDG, from the coding sequence ATGACCATGCTGGGCAAACGCCGACCGAAACGGGCCGCGTCGGGCGTCTCGGGGCTGCAGGGACGTCAGCGGGATGACCGCCAGTCGCCCGCCGCCGTCCGGGAGCCGGCGCCCGATTTGCTGACGATCCAGGGCCTGGCCCACGACGGGCGGGGCGTGGCGCGCACCGCTCAGGGCAAGACGGTCTTCGTCGAGGGCGCGCTGCCGGGCGAGCGGGTGAAGGGAGCGGTGCACCGGACGCGCAAGCGCTTCGACGAGGCGCACGTGCGGGAGGTCGAGCTCCCCTCGGCCGAGCGCGTGGCGCCCCCCTGTCCCCACTTCGGTCGCTGCGGCGGCTGCGACCTGCAGCATCTCGCCCTGGCGGCCCAGCGCCGACACAAGCAGACGGTGCTCACGGAGCTGCTGGGACGTCAGGGCATCGTCCTGGACGAGGCGCCCGAGCTGATGGCCGGGGCGGGCGAAGGGTATCGCCGCCGCGCGCGCCTGGGCGTCAAGGTCGATGCCGACGGCCGGATTCACCTCGGCTTCCGCGCTCGCCACACTCACCGCCTCGTCGATATCGAGCGCTGCACCGTGCTGGTGCCGGCCCTGGAGGCCCTGCTCGCCCCCCTGCACCGGCAGCTCGCCGAGTTGGAGGCGCCGCGCCAGGTCGGCCATCTCGAGCTGCTCGAGAGCGACCGCGGCGTGGTGCTGCTGGTGCGCCAGCTGCGCGACCACGCGGCGGACACCCGCCGCTGGCAAGCCTTCGCCTCGGCCCAGGGCGTGCATCTGGCCCGCTGGCTGGGCCGCGAGGCGCCGCGCTTCGACTGGCTGACGCCCCGGCCGACGCTCACATGCCGGGTGCCGGGGCCGGCCGGCGAACTGTCCCTCGGCGTCGAGCCCGGGGACTTCCTCCAGGCCAACGACGAGGTCAACCGCCGGATGGTCGGCACCGCGCTCGACTGGCTCGCGCCGCATCTCGGCGAGGCCCGGCTGCTCGACCTCTTCGCCGGGATCGGCAACTTCAGCCTGCCGCTGGCCGCGGCCGGCGCCCGGGTCGCCACCGCGGAGGGCAGCCCGGCGATGGTCGAGCGCCTGGCCGGCAATGCGAGGGCCAACGGCCTGACGGTCGAGACGCACCAGGCCGACCTCAGCGCCCCGGCTGCGGTGCACGCACTGCTCGCCTCGGTGCGGCCCGAGGTGGTGGTGCTGGATCCCCCCCGGGAGGGTGCCGAGGCGGTGAGCCAGGCGCTGGTGGCGCACCCGGCGGCCCACGTGCTCTATGTCTCCTGCGACCCGGCGACGCTCGCCCGAGATGCGGCACACCTCTTGCAAGGGGGATACCGGATCGTGCGCGCGGCGGTCGCCGACATGTTCGTGCACACCTCCCATATGGAATCCATGTTGATGTTCGAGTTCACGGGCTCGACTCGCGACCTTCAAGGAGCGCCGAGCGATGGTTAA
- a CDS encoding ATP-binding protein: MSLKTRLMLSILGLPLLLLTLLAGTTVVLLDRQDQSALRETLARGSALLAPSLGEALAEGDERALSRLAERLMALPHVQALSIRDGQGRSRLALGPVGERRAVPSEASPRWLERGLVWQWQAPLPSPGSTPAWLTLAVDATPLLLSRYRLMASAGLVLMLAGLLLLLIGVAVTRRVTQPLEDAERALERLAFGLVPTHLAPPGAPELAALTRRVNDLADHLAASRDDLQAQIDQATNELQESMETIEVQNIELDMAHRRAVEANRVKSEFLANMSHEIRTPLNGIVGFCRLLGRSRLAPRQREWLDHVQRACDNLLMLVNDVLDFSKLEAGRVELETLPLDMVALVDEVLGLQAPLAQHKPLQLLGLVYDDVPADLRGDPMRVRQVLTNLVNNAVKFTERGEVIVRVMLEEDEPGRVTLGVSVSDTGMGLDEAARQRLFQAFHQADASHSREFGGTGLGLAISRQLVEQMGGELSVTSTPGEGSTFSFTLPLEGDTEAERPPELQLPDDTLIALDEPHPPTRRALAHLIRRWGARVVTESQATPEPGVTLAVVALDAADLATDSREAWQRRLTQLACPALLLVNGGPTDLPALSLPHGGEVLTKPIARATLAKAVCRHLARTPEPLPAAPATARLLVVDDSESNRLLMRELLSEAGIAVILAASGAEALSLARQQRVDLVLMDIRMAGMDGLETTRALRRLGGEWRRVPIVAVTAHVQAEQRRTLLESGLDEVLIKPLEPRRLVRLLEETLGLTLPAGHTSPTTPEAPRPEGEQELAVVDLEIGTRLAGGREALARELLEKLADSLPESERAIREAVTTHDDEALLEALHALNGACRYCGTPRLGLLAETLETRLRSRGGEAVTALLPDLYAAMAELRRWQADQPSSTTKAVARASSSESDK; encoded by the coding sequence ATGTCCCTGAAGACACGCCTGATGCTGTCGATCCTCGGCCTGCCGCTGCTGCTGCTGACGCTGCTGGCCGGGACGACCGTGGTCCTCCTGGACCGCCAGGACCAGTCGGCGCTGCGCGAGACGCTGGCTCGGGGCAGCGCCCTGCTCGCCCCGAGCCTGGGCGAGGCGCTGGCCGAGGGCGACGAGCGGGCGCTGTCGCGCCTGGCCGAGCGGCTGATGGCGCTGCCCCATGTCCAGGCACTGTCGATCCGGGATGGCCAGGGGCGCTCGCGCCTCGCCCTCGGCCCCGTCGGCGAGCGGCGAGCGGTGCCATCGGAGGCGAGCCCGCGATGGCTCGAGCGCGGCCTGGTCTGGCAGTGGCAGGCGCCCCTGCCGAGTCCGGGGTCGACGCCGGCCTGGCTGACCCTCGCCGTCGATGCCACCCCGCTGCTGCTCTCGCGCTACCGCCTGATGGCCAGTGCCGGGCTGGTCCTGATGCTCGCCGGGCTGCTGCTGCTGCTGATCGGGGTCGCCGTGACGCGGCGGGTGACCCAACCCCTGGAGGATGCCGAGCGGGCCCTCGAACGCCTGGCCTTCGGCCTGGTGCCGACGCACCTGGCGCCGCCGGGTGCGCCGGAGCTCGCCGCGCTGACCCGACGCGTCAACGACCTCGCCGACCACCTGGCCGCGTCCCGGGACGACCTGCAGGCGCAGATCGATCAGGCCACCAACGAGCTCCAGGAGTCCATGGAGACCATCGAGGTCCAGAACATCGAGCTCGACATGGCCCACCGCCGCGCCGTCGAGGCCAACCGGGTCAAGTCGGAGTTCCTGGCCAACATGAGCCACGAGATCCGCACCCCCTTGAACGGCATCGTCGGCTTCTGTCGCCTGCTGGGGCGCTCGCGCCTGGCGCCGCGCCAGCGCGAGTGGCTGGATCACGTGCAGCGCGCCTGCGATAACCTGCTGATGCTGGTCAACGACGTGCTGGACTTCTCGAAGCTGGAGGCCGGCCGGGTCGAGCTGGAGACGCTACCGCTGGACATGGTCGCCCTGGTCGACGAGGTGCTGGGCCTGCAGGCGCCACTCGCCCAGCACAAGCCCCTGCAGCTGCTCGGCCTGGTCTACGACGACGTGCCCGCCGACCTCAGGGGAGACCCGATGCGCGTGCGCCAGGTGCTCACCAACCTGGTCAACAACGCCGTGAAGTTCACCGAGCGGGGCGAGGTGATCGTGCGGGTCATGCTGGAAGAGGACGAGCCCGGCCGGGTGACCCTGGGCGTCAGCGTCAGTGACACCGGCATGGGCCTCGACGAGGCGGCGCGCCAGCGGCTGTTCCAGGCCTTTCACCAGGCCGATGCCAGCCACTCCCGGGAGTTCGGTGGCACGGGGCTGGGGCTCGCCATCAGTCGCCAGCTGGTCGAGCAGATGGGCGGCGAGCTCTCCGTGACGAGCACCCCCGGCGAGGGCTCGACCTTCTCCTTCACCCTGCCGCTGGAGGGCGATACCGAGGCCGAGCGCCCCCCCGAGCTCCAGCTGCCGGACGACACCCTCATCGCCCTCGACGAGCCCCACCCGCCCACGCGACGGGCCCTCGCGCATCTGATACGCCGCTGGGGCGCGCGGGTCGTGACAGAAAGCCAGGCCACCCCGGAGCCCGGGGTCACGCTCGCCGTGGTGGCGCTGGACGCCGCGGACCTGGCGACCGATTCCCGCGAGGCGTGGCAACGGCGACTGACGCAGCTCGCCTGCCCGGCCCTGCTGCTGGTCAACGGCGGCCCGACCGACCTCCCGGCCCTGTCCCTGCCCCACGGCGGCGAGGTGCTGACCAAGCCCATCGCCCGCGCCACCCTGGCGAAGGCGGTGTGCCGCCACCTGGCGCGCACGCCAGAGCCCCTGCCCGCCGCGCCGGCCACGGCACGGCTGCTGGTGGTGGACGACAGCGAATCCAACCGCCTGCTGATGCGCGAGCTGTTGAGCGAGGCCGGGATCGCGGTGATCCTCGCGGCGAGTGGCGCCGAGGCGCTGTCGCTGGCGCGCCAGCAGCGCGTCGACCTGGTGCTGATGGATATTCGCATGGCCGGCATGGACGGCCTGGAGACGACCCGGGCGCTGCGCCGGCTCGGCGGGGAGTGGCGACGGGTACCGATCGTCGCCGTCACCGCGCACGTCCAGGCGGAGCAGCGGCGAACGCTGCTGGAGAGCGGCCTCGACGAGGTGCTGATCAAGCCGCTGGAGCCCCGGCGGCTCGTCCGGCTGCTCGAGGAGACCCTCGGCCTGACGCTGCCGGCGGGCCACACCTCCCCGACGACACCGGAGGCGCCACGGCCGGAGGGCGAGCAGGAGCTGGCCGTGGTCGACCTGGAGATCGGCACGCGGCTCGCCGGCGGGCGCGAGGCGCTGGCCCGGGAACTGCTCGAGAAACTGGCCGACTCGCTGCCGGAGAGCGAGCGGGCCATCCGCGAGGCCGTCACGACCCACGATGACGAGGCCCTGCTGGAGGCCCTGCACGCCCTCAACGGTGCCTGCCGCTACTGCGGCACCCCGCGCCTGGGGCTGCTGGCGGAGACCCTCGAGACCCGCCTGCGGTCACGCGGCGGAGAGGCCGTGACGGCGCTGCTGCCCGATCTCTATGCGGCCATGGCCGAACTGCGCCGCTGGCAGGCGGATCAGCCCTCGAGCACCACGAAGGCCGTGGCCAGGGCCTCCTCGTCGGAAAGCGACAAATGA
- the mazG gene encoding nucleoside triphosphate pyrophosphohydrolase, translating into MSDTRHDLHHLLELMAVLRDPEQGCPWDVKQDWDSIVPHTLEEAYEVADAIERRAWDELPGELGDLLFQVVYYSQFAAEEGRFDFHDVVDTLTAKMLHRHPHVFPDGTLASRREGVSAAEVETRQVHSRWESLKAEERDARAREAASSASVLDDVPRTLPALSRAAKLSKRAARVGFDWPDARGVLAKIREELDEVEQALDAGDRDHAAEEVGDLLFAVTNLARTLKADPEQCLRQTNAKFERRFRHVEAGLAAEAVSLPEAGLAAMERHWQAAKQQEKT; encoded by the coding sequence ATGAGCGACACTCGCCACGACCTGCATCACCTGCTGGAGCTGATGGCCGTGCTGCGCGACCCCGAGCAGGGCTGCCCCTGGGACGTGAAGCAGGACTGGGACAGCATCGTTCCCCACACCCTCGAGGAGGCCTACGAGGTGGCCGACGCCATCGAGCGGCGCGCCTGGGACGAGCTGCCCGGCGAGCTCGGCGACCTGCTCTTCCAGGTGGTCTACTACAGCCAGTTCGCGGCCGAGGAGGGGCGCTTCGACTTCCACGACGTCGTCGACACCCTGACCGCCAAGATGCTGCACCGCCATCCCCATGTCTTCCCCGATGGTACCCTGGCCTCTCGCCGCGAGGGGGTGAGCGCCGCCGAGGTCGAGACCCGGCAGGTCCACTCGCGCTGGGAGTCGCTGAAGGCCGAGGAACGCGACGCGCGGGCGAGGGAGGCGGCGTCCTCCGCCTCGGTGCTCGACGACGTGCCGCGGACCCTGCCCGCGCTATCGCGGGCGGCCAAGCTCTCCAAGCGGGCCGCGCGGGTCGGCTTCGACTGGCCCGATGCCCGGGGCGTGCTGGCCAAGATCCGCGAGGAGCTCGATGAGGTCGAGCAGGCGCTGGACGCGGGAGACCGCGACCACGCCGCCGAGGAGGTGGGTGACCTGCTGTTCGCCGTGACCAACCTGGCGCGCACCCTCAAGGCCGACCCCGAGCAGTGCCTGCGCCAGACCAACGCCAAGTTCGAGCGCCGCTTTCGCCACGTCGAGGCGGGGCTGGCCGCCGAGGCCGTATCGTTGCCCGAGGCGGGGCTCGCGGCGATGGAGCGGCACTGGCAGGCGGCGAAGCAACAAGAAAAAACATAA
- the ppc gene encoding phosphoenolpyruvate carboxylase, protein MSHDLHESLRDNVRILGDSLGRTIADDLGKDFVDRIETIRGLAKQGRQREADSNRQLIDYLRGLPDSDLLPVTRAFNQFLNLANMAEQHYRARFRRVEDYKPGAQPVLGELLERARGEGHTPRKLVEALANMRVELVLTAHPTEVIRRTLIQKYDAIDECLTIIESSADYPERAARAHGRLEELISQAWHTDEIRHERPTPVDEARWGFAVIENSLWQAVPDFHRDLDNLLLDTAGERLPLDAAPIRFASWMGGDRDGNPNVTAKVTREVLLLGRWMAADLYARDLEQLKAELSMWKANSALKAEVGDVAEPYRELIKRLLTRVEATREWAQAKLDGVNHDGGPIIETRDQLYAPLLACYRSLCDVGLDTIANGVLLDTLRRVSVFGVTLTKLDLRQESTRHEQVMEELTHGLGLGHYRDWSEEQRQEFLLNELGSRRPLIPRRWECSAEAREVIDTFRVIGSEHAEALGTYIISMAGQPSDVLAVALLMKEVGGEATLPIAPLFETLDDLNRAGDVIDRLLALPGYRRLTGDRQEVMIGYSDSAKDAGQLAAAWAQYRAQETLVEVCRRHDVALTLFHGRGGTVGRGGGPAHAAILSQPPGSVNGSLRVTEQGEMIRFKFGQPDIALRSMEIYACAVLEASLLPPPTPEPAWREEMDRLAGVAHQAYVGVVREDPDFVPYFRSVTPETALGRLPLGSRPAKRRQEGGVETLRAIPWIFAWTQTRLMLPAWLGSGEAFAKRLQEPGGLEVLREMRDRWPFFGTYLDMLEMLLAKADVDIAAYYEQRLVDEPALKALGERLRERFGRLNDAVLQILDQDELLESTPLIRQAVEVRNPYIDPLHGLQAELLQRNRDADGAISGDLSRALMVTMAGIAAGLRNTG, encoded by the coding sequence ATGAGCCACGATCTGCATGAATCGCTGCGTGACAACGTTCGCATCCTCGGCGACAGTCTCGGACGCACCATCGCCGATGATCTCGGCAAGGACTTCGTCGACCGCATCGAGACCATTCGCGGCCTCGCCAAGCAGGGGCGCCAGCGCGAGGCCGACAGCAATCGTCAGCTGATCGACTACCTGCGGGGCCTGCCCGACAGCGACCTGCTGCCGGTGACCCGCGCCTTCAACCAGTTCCTCAACCTGGCCAACATGGCCGAACAGCACTACCGCGCGCGCTTTCGCCGGGTCGAGGACTACAAGCCCGGCGCCCAGCCGGTGCTCGGCGAGCTGCTCGAACGCGCCCGCGGCGAGGGACACACGCCGCGCAAGCTGGTCGAGGCGCTCGCCAACATGCGCGTCGAGCTGGTGCTGACCGCCCACCCCACCGAGGTCATCCGCCGCACCCTGATTCAGAAGTACGACGCCATCGATGAGTGCCTGACCATCATCGAGTCCTCCGCCGACTACCCGGAGCGCGCCGCCCGCGCCCATGGCCGGCTCGAGGAATTGATCAGCCAGGCCTGGCACACCGACGAGATCCGCCACGAGCGGCCGACCCCGGTCGACGAGGCCCGCTGGGGCTTCGCGGTGATCGAGAACTCGCTGTGGCAGGCGGTGCCGGACTTCCACCGCGACCTGGACAACCTGCTGCTCGATACCGCCGGCGAGCGGCTGCCGCTGGATGCCGCGCCGATCCGCTTCGCCTCCTGGATGGGCGGCGACCGCGACGGCAACCCCAACGTCACCGCCAAGGTCACCCGCGAGGTGCTGCTGCTGGGCCGCTGGATGGCCGCGGACCTCTACGCCCGCGATCTCGAGCAACTCAAGGCCGAGCTCTCCATGTGGAAGGCCAACAGCGCGCTCAAGGCCGAGGTAGGCGATGTCGCCGAGCCGTATCGCGAGCTGATCAAGCGCCTGCTGACCCGAGTCGAGGCCACCCGCGAGTGGGCCCAGGCCAAGCTCGACGGCGTCAACCACGACGGCGGGCCGATCATCGAGACCCGCGATCAACTCTACGCGCCGCTGCTGGCCTGTTATCGCTCGCTGTGCGACGTGGGGCTCGATACTATCGCCAACGGCGTGCTGCTCGACACCCTGCGCCGGGTCTCGGTGTTCGGCGTCACCCTCACCAAGCTCGACCTGCGCCAGGAATCCACCCGCCACGAGCAGGTGATGGAGGAGCTGACCCACGGCCTGGGCCTCGGCCACTACCGCGACTGGAGTGAGGAGCAGCGCCAGGAGTTCCTGCTCAACGAGCTGGGGTCACGGCGGCCGCTGATCCCGCGTCGCTGGGAGTGCTCCGCCGAGGCCCGCGAGGTGATCGACACCTTCCGCGTGATCGGCTCCGAGCACGCCGAGGCGCTGGGCACCTACATCATCTCCATGGCCGGCCAGCCCTCCGACGTGCTGGCCGTGGCGCTGCTGATGAAGGAAGTGGGCGGCGAGGCCACCCTGCCGATCGCGCCGCTGTTCGAGACCCTGGACGACCTCAATCGTGCCGGCGACGTCATCGACCGGCTGCTGGCGCTGCCGGGCTATCGCCGGCTGACCGGCGATCGCCAGGAAGTGATGATCGGCTACTCGGACTCCGCCAAGGACGCCGGGCAGCTGGCCGCGGCCTGGGCCCAGTATCGCGCCCAGGAGACCCTGGTCGAGGTGTGCCGCCGCCATGACGTCGCCTTGACCCTGTTCCACGGCCGCGGCGGCACCGTCGGTCGCGGCGGCGGTCCGGCCCATGCGGCGATCCTCTCCCAGCCGCCGGGTTCGGTGAACGGCAGCCTCAGGGTGACCGAGCAGGGCGAGATGATCCGCTTCAAGTTCGGCCAGCCCGACATCGCGCTGCGCTCCATGGAGATCTACGCCTGCGCGGTGCTCGAGGCCTCGCTGCTGCCGCCGCCGACCCCCGAGCCGGCCTGGCGGGAGGAGATGGATCGTCTCGCCGGGGTGGCCCACCAGGCCTACGTGGGCGTGGTGCGCGAGGACCCCGACTTCGTGCCCTATTTCCGCTCGGTGACGCCGGAAACGGCGCTGGGCCGCCTGCCGCTGGGCTCGCGCCCGGCCAAGCGTCGCCAGGAGGGGGGCGTCGAGACCCTGCGCGCCATCCCCTGGATCTTCGCCTGGACCCAGACGCGCCTGATGCTGCCGGCCTGGCTCGGCAGCGGCGAGGCCTTCGCCAAGCGCCTGCAGGAGCCGGGCGGGCTCGAGGTGCTGCGCGAGATGCGCGACCGCTGGCCGTTCTTCGGCACCTACCTCGACATGCTCGAGATGCTGCTGGCCAAGGCCGACGTCGACATCGCCGCCTACTACGAGCAGCGCCTGGTCGATGAGCCGGCCCTGAAAGCCCTCGGCGAGCGGCTGCGCGAACGCTTCGGCCGTCTCAACGACGCAGTGCTGCAGATCCTGGATCAGGACGAGCTGCTCGAGAGCACGCCGCTGATCCGTCAGGCGGTGGAGGTGCGCAATCCCTACATCGACCCGCTGCACGGCCTGCAGGCCGAGCTCCTGCAGCGTAACCGCGACGCCGATGGCGCGATCAGCGGCGATCTTTCCCGAGCCCTGATGGTCACCATGGCCGGCATCGCGGCGGGACTTCGCAACACCGGCTGA
- the relA gene encoding GTP diphosphokinase, with the protein MVKVREDQPLTQDGSVDIDLWLTRLQDDVKLRDVAEMEQACRLAQHLEQVSERPHKSWLVDGSSFRMGLEMADILGELKLDQPALEAAVLYRAVREGLIDLAEVEKRFGGEVAGLIDGVLQMAAISTFQAPSQGLTQHDQQDNLRKMLVNLIDDVRVALIKIAERTCALRQVRDAPREKRQQVAREVFDIYAPLAHRLGIGHLKWELEDLSFRYLHDEDYKAIARQLAERRQDRDRYISEVVETLKSLMSAQGIRRYQVDGRAKHIYSIWRKMKRKRIDFSQVHDIRAVRILVPEVSDCYTVLGIVHSRWHHVPNEFDDYIANPKKNGYQSLHTAVFGPESKVLEIQIRTFAMHEEAELGVCAHWRYKGHDTSARSASYEEKIAWLRQVLEWHEEVGDFGNLREGLTSDVAPDRIYVFTPDGHVIDLPRIATPIDFAYRVHTEVGHRCRGAKVDGRIVPLTYRLKTGQQVEILTASKSGPSRDWLNPNLGYVRTSRARAKIQAWFKLQARDRNLEEGRALFEREMKRLDVEGMDLTRLANKVNYPTPDDMYAALGAGDLRIGQVLHQAQQLFGESDDQEQLDRLLAKPRKATGKGSGGDITVLGVGNLKTSMANCCHPVPGEAIVGFITQGRGVTVHRQDCPNILQLRLDEPQRIIEVEWGERARTQYPVDIEIQAWDRSGLLRDVTGVLSNDRVNVLSVNTLTDTDDGIARMSITVEVDGLETLGRLFSRIQQLPNVIEVRRLRGGGKKGKGKRKAT; encoded by the coding sequence ATGGTTAAAGTGCGTGAGGATCAGCCGTTGACCCAGGATGGGTCGGTCGATATCGACCTGTGGCTGACGCGCCTGCAGGACGACGTCAAGCTGCGCGACGTCGCGGAGATGGAGCAGGCCTGTCGGCTCGCCCAGCACTTGGAACAGGTCTCCGAACGCCCCCACAAGTCCTGGCTCGTGGATGGTTCGAGCTTCCGCATGGGGCTCGAGATGGCCGATATCCTCGGCGAGCTCAAGCTGGACCAGCCGGCGCTCGAGGCCGCGGTGCTCTATCGGGCGGTGCGCGAGGGGCTGATCGATCTCGCCGAGGTCGAGAAGCGCTTCGGTGGCGAGGTGGCCGGGCTGATCGACGGCGTGCTGCAGATGGCGGCCATCAGCACCTTCCAGGCGCCCAGCCAGGGCCTGACCCAGCACGACCAGCAGGACAACCTGCGCAAGATGCTGGTCAACCTGATCGACGACGTGCGCGTCGCCCTGATCAAGATCGCCGAGCGCACCTGCGCGCTGCGCCAGGTGCGCGATGCCCCGCGGGAGAAGCGTCAGCAGGTGGCCCGCGAGGTGTTCGACATCTATGCCCCGCTGGCCCACCGGCTGGGCATCGGCCACCTCAAGTGGGAGCTCGAGGACCTCTCCTTTCGCTACCTGCACGACGAGGACTACAAGGCCATCGCCCGCCAGCTGGCCGAGCGGCGCCAGGACCGCGACCGCTACATCAGCGAGGTGGTCGAGACCCTCAAGTCGCTGATGTCGGCGCAGGGCATCCGCCGCTACCAGGTCGATGGCCGCGCCAAGCACATCTACTCGATCTGGCGGAAGATGAAGCGCAAGCGCATCGACTTCTCCCAGGTCCACGACATCCGCGCGGTGCGTATCCTGGTGCCCGAGGTGAGCGACTGCTACACGGTGCTGGGCATCGTCCACTCGCGCTGGCATCACGTGCCCAACGAGTTCGACGACTACATCGCCAACCCCAAGAAGAACGGCTACCAGTCGCTGCATACCGCGGTGTTCGGCCCGGAGAGCAAGGTGCTGGAGATCCAGATCCGCACCTTCGCCATGCACGAGGAGGCCGAGCTCGGGGTGTGCGCCCACTGGCGCTACAAGGGGCATGACACCAGCGCCCGCAGCGCCAGCTACGAGGAGAAGATCGCCTGGCTGCGCCAGGTGCTCGAGTGGCACGAGGAGGTCGGCGACTTCGGCAACCTTCGCGAGGGGCTGACCAGCGATGTGGCGCCGGATCGCATCTACGTCTTCACCCCCGACGGCCACGTCATCGACCTGCCGCGGATCGCCACGCCCATCGACTTCGCCTACCGGGTGCACACCGAGGTGGGTCATCGCTGCCGTGGCGCCAAGGTCGACGGGCGCATCGTGCCACTCACCTACCGCCTCAAGACCGGCCAGCAGGTGGAGATCCTCACCGCCAGCAAGAGCGGGCCGAGCCGCGACTGGCTCAATCCCAACCTGGGCTACGTGCGCACCTCCCGGGCCCGGGCCAAGATCCAGGCCTGGTTCAAGCTGCAGGCGCGCGACCGCAACCTCGAGGAGGGCCGGGCGCTGTTCGAGCGCGAGATGAAGCGCCTCGACGTCGAGGGCATGGACCTCACCCGCCTGGCCAACAAGGTCAACTACCCGACCCCGGACGACATGTACGCCGCCCTGGGGGCCGGCGATCTGCGTATCGGCCAGGTGCTGCACCAGGCCCAGCAGCTGTTCGGCGAGAGCGACGATCAGGAACAGCTCGACCGCCTGCTGGCCAAGCCGCGCAAGGCCACGGGCAAGGGGAGCGGCGGCGACATCACCGTGCTCGGCGTGGGCAACCTGAAGACCAGCATGGCCAACTGCTGCCACCCGGTGCCCGGCGAGGCCATCGTCGGTTTCATCACCCAGGGGCGCGGCGTCACCGTGCACCGCCAGGACTGCCCCAACATCCTCCAGTTGCGCCTCGATGAGCCGCAACGCATCATCGAGGTGGAGTGGGGGGAGCGCGCCCGCACCCAGTACCCGGTGGACATCGAGATCCAGGCCTGGGATCGCTCGGGGCTGTTGCGCGACGTCACCGGGGTGCTCAGCAACGACCGCGTCAACGTGCTCTCCGTCAACACCCTCACCGACACCGACGACGGTATCGCCCGCATGTCCATCACCGTCGAGGTCGACGGCCTGGAGACCCTGGGGCGGCTCTTCTCGCGCATCCAGCAGCTGCCCAACGTCATCGAGGTGCGACGCCTGCGCGGCGGCGGGAAGAAGGGCAAGGGCAAGAGGAAGGCCACATGA
- the cysM gene encoding cysteine synthase CysM: MHFPTLEETVGHTPLVRLKRITAGRGNTLLAKLEGNNPAGSVKDRPALSMIQQAEARGEIASGDTLIEATSGNTGIALAMAAAIMGYRLVLIMPENASDERKQAMAAYGAELIEVSETGGMEEARDLADTMVARGEGKPLNQFANPDNPLAHYRTTGPELWEQTGGTLTHFVCSMGTTGTIMGVSRYLKERNPEVQIVGLQPEDGASIAGIRRWPPEYLPSIFDASRVDRVLDIGQREAEEHMRRLAREEGILAGVSSGGALAGALRVAAEVENAVIAFIVCDRGDRYLSTGLFAPER, encoded by the coding sequence ATGCATTTCCCCACCCTCGAGGAGACCGTCGGCCATACGCCGCTGGTCCGCCTCAAGCGCATCACCGCCGGGCGCGGCAATACCCTGTTGGCCAAGCTGGAGGGCAACAACCCGGCCGGGTCCGTCAAGGACCGTCCGGCGCTCTCCATGATCCAGCAGGCCGAGGCCCGGGGCGAGATCGCGTCCGGCGACACCCTGATCGAGGCGACCTCCGGCAATACCGGCATCGCCCTGGCCATGGCGGCCGCCATCATGGGCTATCGCCTGGTGCTGATCATGCCGGAGAACGCCTCCGACGAGCGCAAGCAGGCCATGGCCGCCTACGGGGCCGAGCTGATCGAGGTGAGCGAGACGGGGGGCATGGAGGAGGCCCGTGACCTGGCCGATACCATGGTCGCCCGCGGCGAGGGCAAGCCGCTGAACCAGTTCGCCAACCCCGACAACCCCCTGGCCCACTACCGCACCACCGGGCCGGAACTGTGGGAGCAGACCGGCGGCACCCTCACCCACTTCGTCTGCTCCATGGGCACCACCGGCACCATCATGGGCGTGTCGCGCTACCTCAAGGAGCGCAATCCCGAGGTGCAGATCGTCGGCCTGCAGCCCGAGGACGGGGCCAGCATCGCCGGCATTCGCCGCTGGCCGCCGGAGTACCTGCCGAGCATCTTCGACGCCAGCCGCGTCGACCGGGTGCTGGACATCGGTCAGCGCGAGGCCGAGGAGCACATGCGTCGCCTGGCCCGGGAGGAGGGCATCCTGGCCGGGGTCTCCTCCGGCGGCGCGCTGGCCGGCGCCCTGCGCGTGGCCGCCGAGGTCGAGAACGCGGTGATCGCCTTCATCGTCTGCGACCGTGGCGACCGCTACCTGTCCACCGGCCTCTTCGCCCCGGAGCGCTGA